The following are from one region of the Stanieria sp. NIES-3757 genome:
- a CDS encoding UspA domain protein, translating into MLKKILYADSGADNAQDMLKRLIELPALKDSELSILRVVSSTTREEEQESTQQAEAKIKELISKLGIGANKVTSIIREGEPKTTVLKVAEETNADLIIMGSRGLGKLQSILSNSVSQYVFQLTARPMLLVKDDIYIKRIKRVMVALDKSPAAQYALDLALFLLQGYQDAELFLTRVNPDLKTDISLSKQEMEENPVLAPAVAKAKRMGINYRCLVTGGKPAQQIRNLAEDHNIDLLILGSPERRPSIAKSLPDLDRLLGSSLSDYIRVKADCPVLLARNEES; encoded by the coding sequence ATGCTTAAAAAGATTTTATATGCTGATTCGGGAGCAGATAATGCCCAAGATATGCTCAAAAGATTGATCGAGCTTCCTGCCTTAAAAGATTCAGAGCTATCTATTCTCCGAGTAGTGTCTTCTACAACTAGAGAAGAAGAACAAGAAAGCACTCAACAAGCAGAAGCCAAAATCAAAGAGCTAATTAGTAAATTAGGTATTGGGGCAAACAAAGTTACCAGCATAATTAGAGAAGGTGAACCAAAAACAACTGTTCTGAAAGTAGCTGAAGAAACTAATGCTGACTTGATTATTATGGGTTCGCGAGGATTGGGTAAATTACAATCGATCCTTAGTAATTCAGTTAGTCAATATGTTTTCCAACTAACAGCTCGTCCGATGCTGTTGGTTAAAGATGATATTTATATTAAGCGAATTAAAAGAGTAATGGTAGCCTTGGACAAATCTCCTGCTGCTCAATATGCTCTTGATTTAGCTCTTTTTTTGCTCCAGGGTTATCAAGATGCAGAACTGTTTTTGACTCGCGTCAATCCTGACCTTAAAACTGATATTAGCCTTTCTAAACAAGAAATGGAAGAAAACCCAGTTTTAGCTCCTGCTGTTGCCAAAGCTAAAAGAATGGGAATTAATTATCGTTGTCTAGTGACAGGAGGAAAACCTGCCCAACAAATTCGCAATCTGGCTGAAGATCATAATATTGATTTGTTAATACTTGGTTCTCCAGAACGTCGTCCTTCGATCGCAAAAAGTTTACCAGATCTAGACCGATTATTAGGTAGTTCTCTGTCCGACTACATTCGAGTTAAAGCAGACTGTCCCGTACTTTTAGCTAGAAACGAAGAAAGTTAA
- a CDS encoding folate/biopterin transporter, whose translation MSLTQLELTDVKKILQEKLLFGNEPTPELIAILTVYFVQGVLGLARLAISFFLKDDLGLSPAEVAALMGIASLPWIIKPVFGFISDGLPILGYRRRPYLILSGFLGTLSWIALATVVHSGWSATLVILLTSLSVAISDVIVDSLVVERARAESLGQAGSLQSLSWGCSALGGLITAYLSGWLLQHWSNNTVFEITATFPLVISAVAWLIAEEKIEKDNSQEQSEQPIVLSQIEQLGKALKQKAIWLPIAFLFLWQATPTADSAFFFFTTNELGFEPEFLGRVRLVTSFASLLGIFIFQRFLKQVSFRVILGWSTVIAAGLGMTTLLLVTHTNRALGIDDHWFSLGDSLILTVMGQITWMPVLVLSARLCPEGIEATLFALLMSIWNLSGLLSNEMGALLTAWLGITETNFDNLWLLVIITNLSTLLPLPFLSWLPATDPKQITDKAFPPAEAMGHHAAGANLGQAYMPDLVPEFVANTTSEFNQEK comes from the coding sequence ATGAGTCTTACTCAGTTGGAATTAACAGATGTCAAAAAAATCTTGCAAGAAAAATTATTGTTTGGAAACGAACCCACCCCTGAATTAATAGCTATCCTGACAGTTTATTTTGTTCAAGGGGTCTTGGGGTTAGCTCGCTTGGCAATCAGTTTCTTTCTCAAAGATGACTTGGGTTTATCTCCGGCAGAGGTTGCAGCTTTAATGGGAATTGCTTCTCTACCTTGGATCATCAAACCTGTGTTTGGGTTTATTTCTGATGGATTACCAATCTTAGGTTACCGTCGGCGACCTTATCTAATTTTATCAGGATTTTTAGGGACTTTATCGTGGATAGCTTTGGCTACGGTCGTTCATAGTGGTTGGAGTGCAACCTTAGTTATTCTCTTAACTTCTTTATCCGTCGCCATCAGTGATGTCATTGTTGATTCTTTGGTAGTCGAAAGAGCAAGAGCCGAATCTTTAGGACAAGCAGGTTCGCTACAATCTTTAAGTTGGGGATGCTCTGCTTTAGGTGGTTTAATTACTGCTTATTTAAGTGGTTGGTTATTACAACATTGGAGTAATAATACAGTGTTTGAAATTACTGCCACCTTTCCTTTAGTCATATCTGCGGTAGCTTGGTTAATTGCAGAAGAAAAGATTGAGAAAGATAATTCTCAAGAGCAATCAGAACAACCAATTGTTCTTAGTCAAATTGAGCAACTAGGAAAAGCACTAAAACAAAAAGCGATTTGGCTACCCATTGCTTTCTTGTTTCTTTGGCAAGCAACTCCAACGGCTGATTCAGCATTTTTCTTTTTTACTACCAATGAATTAGGTTTTGAACCAGAGTTTTTAGGAAGAGTCCGTTTAGTAACCAGTTTCGCTTCTTTACTAGGTATTTTTATTTTTCAACGTTTTCTCAAACAAGTTTCTTTTCGAGTCATTCTGGGTTGGAGTACAGTAATTGCTGCTGGGTTAGGAATGACTACTTTATTGTTAGTTACCCATACCAATCGCGCTCTTGGTATTGATGACCATTGGTTTAGTTTAGGGGACAGTTTGATTTTAACGGTGATGGGACAAATTACTTGGATGCCAGTTTTAGTTTTATCTGCCCGTTTATGTCCGGAAGGAATAGAAGCAACTTTATTTGCTTTATTGATGTCGATTTGGAATTTATCTGGACTGTTATCTAATGAAATGGGGGCATTACTAACTGCTTGGTTGGGAATTACAGAAACTAATTTTGATAATCTCTGGCTATTAGTAATTATTACTAATCTTTCGACGTTGTTACCTTTACCATTTTTGAGTTGGTTACCTGCTACAGATCCTAAACAAATAACGGATAAAGCTTTCCCCCCAGCAGAAGCGATGGGACATCATGCTGCTGGTGCCAATCTGGGACAAGCATATATGCCTGATTTAGTGCCTGAATTTGTGGCAAATACGACTTCAGAGTTTAACCAAGAAAAATAA
- a CDS encoding lignostilbene-alpha,beta-dioxygenase produces MELTTKKSYNNEEWRQGYLSQPNEYDYEITKIEGNIPPELTGTLFRNGPGLLDIAGTPIHHPFDGDGMVCAFYFNNGKAYFRNRFVRTEGYVKEQEAGKMLYRGVFGTQKPGGWLNNIFDLKLKNIANTNIIYWGDKLLALWEAAEPHRLNPETLETVSIDYLDGVLQPGNAFAAHPWIDPSCQLDNGAPCLVNFAIEPGLSSKITLYEFAPDGKLLRRYSHSTPGFCFIHDFAITPNYCIFFQNPVSFNPLPYLLGLQGAGESVEFKPSQPTKIILIPRTPPHREVKTVTVEAGFVFHHANAFEVGDKIYIDSVAYEGLPQVQRDSDYKATDFDTLAPGQLWRFTIDKSDGTVEKTLVESRCCEFPYVNPNQAGREYLYLWLGAAHNATGNAPLQAILKLDLQTGEKQLYSFAPHGYVSEPIFVPKPNATKEDEGWVMTLVYDGANHYSKLAILDGENLEADATAILHLQHHIPYGLHGSWCNQYFGK; encoded by the coding sequence ATGGAATTAACCACTAAAAAATCTTACAACAATGAGGAATGGCGACAAGGCTATTTATCTCAACCTAACGAATACGACTACGAAATTACCAAGATTGAAGGAAATATTCCTCCAGAGTTAACTGGAACTCTCTTTCGTAATGGTCCTGGTTTATTAGATATTGCAGGTACACCTATTCATCATCCTTTTGATGGCGATGGCATGGTGTGTGCTTTTTACTTTAACAACGGTAAGGCTTATTTTCGTAACCGTTTTGTTCGCACTGAAGGTTATGTTAAAGAGCAGGAAGCAGGTAAAATGCTCTATCGGGGTGTTTTTGGTACACAAAAACCAGGTGGTTGGCTCAATAATATTTTCGATCTGAAGTTAAAAAATATTGCCAATACTAATATTATTTATTGGGGCGATAAATTATTAGCTTTGTGGGAAGCAGCCGAACCTCATCGTTTAAATCCTGAAACTTTAGAAACGGTTAGTATTGATTATCTTGATGGTGTACTGCAACCAGGTAATGCGTTTGCTGCCCATCCCTGGATAGATCCTAGTTGTCAGTTGGATAATGGCGCACCTTGTTTAGTTAATTTTGCTATTGAACCAGGATTATCGAGCAAAATTACTCTCTACGAATTTGCTCCTGATGGTAAGTTGTTGCGTCGTTATAGTCATTCTACTCCTGGTTTTTGTTTTATTCACGATTTTGCAATTACCCCCAATTACTGCATCTTTTTTCAAAATCCTGTTAGTTTTAACCCTCTGCCTTATTTGTTGGGGTTACAAGGTGCAGGAGAGAGTGTTGAATTTAAACCAAGTCAACCGACTAAAATTATTTTGATTCCTCGAACTCCTCCTCATCGAGAAGTGAAAACTGTTACTGTTGAAGCTGGTTTTGTTTTCCATCATGCTAATGCTTTTGAAGTGGGAGATAAAATTTATATTGATTCGGTAGCTTATGAAGGTTTACCGCAAGTGCAACGAGATTCTGACTATAAGGCAACAGATTTTGATACTTTAGCACCAGGGCAGTTATGGCGATTTACAATTGATAAATCTGATGGAACTGTAGAAAAAACATTAGTTGAAAGTCGTTGTTGTGAATTTCCTTATGTTAATCCCAACCAAGCTGGTAGAGAATATCTCTATCTTTGGTTAGGTGCTGCTCACAATGCTACAGGCAATGCACCTTTGCAAGCAATTCTCAAATTGGATTTGCAGACTGGAGAAAAGCAACTTTACTCTTTTGCTCCTCATGGTTATGTTAGTGAACCTATTTTTGTTCCTAAACCCAATGCTACTAAGGAAGATGAGGGTTGGGTGATGACTCTGGTTTACGATGGAGCCAACCATTATTCTAAGTTAGCAATTCTCGATGGGGAAAATCTCGAAGCTGATGCAACTGCTATTTTGCATCTTCAGCATCATATTCCCTATGGTTTGCATGGCAGTTGGTGCAATCAATATTTTGGGAAATAA
- a CDS encoding putative GTP cyclohydrolase I encodes MTQSTASNVKYGERNIAEGELITFPNPRIGRTYEVNITLPEFTCKCPFSGYPDFATIYITYCPNEKVVELKALKLYINSYRDRYISHEEVINQILDDFVAACDPLKATIKGDFNPRGNVHTVIEVNHYKDERSEIPS; translated from the coding sequence ATGACTCAATCAACTGCCTCAAATGTAAAATATGGCGAAAGAAACATTGCCGAAGGAGAACTTATTACTTTTCCAAATCCGAGAATCGGCAGAACTTACGAAGTTAATATTACTTTGCCAGAATTTACTTGCAAATGTCCTTTTTCTGGTTATCCAGACTTTGCAACTATTTATATAACCTACTGTCCCAATGAAAAAGTAGTTGAATTAAAAGCTCTCAAACTCTATATTAATAGCTACCGCGATCGCTATATTTCCCATGAAGAAGTTATTAATCAAATTTTAGACGACTTTGTAGCTGCTTGCGACCCTCTTAAGGCAACTATCAAAGGAGATTTTAATCCCAGAGGAAATGTTCATACTGTGATTGAAGTAAATCACTATAAAGATGAGCGTAGTGAAATTCCTAGTTAA
- a CDS encoding sugar fermentation stimulation protein: MNKEANYLYQYPPLISGKLIKRYKRFFADIQLDSGEIITAHCPNTGPMTGVSTPGSLVQVSTSNNPKRKLLYTWEMIQVNNTWVGINTGLPNKIVKLALQQNIFPELASRYQTIFPEVIYGQDKKSRIDFLLTGNAEQIPIYVEVKNVTLTQGKIALFPDTVTTRGQKHLRELIALLSIAQPVMLYFINRGDCLSFAPGDSYDFQYGELFRKAVMAGVEMLPYCFEINPQGVRYLGKVELLNGSTQI; encoded by the coding sequence ATGAACAAAGAAGCTAATTATCTTTATCAATATCCTCCACTAATTTCGGGTAAATTAATTAAACGTTACAAACGTTTTTTTGCTGATATTCAACTCGATTCAGGAGAAATAATTACTGCTCATTGTCCTAATACTGGCCCAATGACAGGAGTATCTACGCCAGGAAGCTTAGTTCAAGTATCGACTAGTAATAATCCGAAAAGAAAATTACTTTATACTTGGGAAATGATTCAGGTCAATAATACTTGGGTTGGAATTAATACTGGTTTACCAAACAAAATAGTAAAACTTGCCCTACAACAAAATATTTTTCCTGAATTAGCAAGCAGATATCAAACCATCTTTCCTGAAGTGATTTATGGTCAAGATAAAAAAAGTAGGATTGATTTTTTATTAACAGGAAATGCCGAACAAATTCCTATTTATGTAGAAGTCAAGAACGTTACTCTTACTCAAGGAAAAATAGCTTTATTTCCCGATACAGTTACAACTCGCGGACAAAAACACTTGCGAGAATTAATCGCCTTATTATCAATTGCTCAACCTGTCATGTTATATTTTATTAATCGTGGAGATTGCCTTAGTTTTGCACCTGGAGATAGTTACGATTTTCAATACGGAGAATTATTCAGAAAAGCAGTTATGGCTGGTGTAGAAATGTTACCTTACTGTTTTGAAATTAATCCTCAAGGTGTTCGTTATTTAGGAAAAGTTGAGTTATTAAATGGCTCCACTCAAATATAA
- a CDS encoding glycosyl transferase family 2, which produces MTQLSLCAIARNEENALPRCLASVKDVVDEMIVLDTGSTDRTVAIAEEWGAKVYHMKWCDDFAVARNEALKYVCGEWVLVLDADEVLVPEIVPQLKQLMADPKNLVINLMRQEVGASQSPYSLVSRLFRRHNLIEFTRPYHALIDDSVIEILKQESDWNIVTLNPVAILHYGYQAEAINSLDKYTRARLMMEKFIETHPDDPYVCSKLGALYIQIGQIKQGIKFLKQGLKSNQAEAPVLYELYYSLGNAYFKQGNFEKAQAQYQKAITQNILPKLKIGGYINLAGLLQNLGKLAAAKQLYEAVLKLDPNLAIAYYNLGMTLKSLKQYPEAIKAYQQAIKLEPNNADAYQNLGVVYYQAGYMKESLETFQKAIDLHQAKNPNAATKLRQGLKGIGINLENK; this is translated from the coding sequence ATGACTCAATTAAGTTTATGCGCGATCGCTCGTAATGAAGAGAATGCTTTACCTCGTTGTTTAGCTAGCGTCAAAGATGTGGTTGATGAAATGATTGTCTTGGATACTGGTTCAACGGATCGCACTGTTGCTATAGCTGAGGAATGGGGAGCTAAAGTTTATCATATGAAATGGTGTGATGATTTTGCTGTCGCGAGAAATGAAGCTTTAAAATATGTCTGCGGAGAATGGGTGTTAGTTTTAGATGCGGATGAAGTTTTAGTACCTGAAATAGTACCGCAACTGAAGCAATTAATGGCAGATCCGAAAAATTTAGTGATTAATTTAATGCGTCAAGAAGTCGGTGCATCTCAATCTCCCTATTCTTTAGTTTCTCGATTATTTCGTCGCCATAACCTGATTGAATTTACCCGTCCCTATCACGCCTTGATTGATGATAGTGTGATCGAAATTTTAAAACAAGAATCTGATTGGAATATTGTTACTTTAAATCCAGTAGCGATTCTTCATTATGGCTATCAAGCTGAAGCGATCAACTCTCTTGATAAGTATACTAGAGCCAGATTGATGATGGAAAAGTTTATCGAAACTCATCCTGATGACCCTTATGTTTGTAGCAAACTCGGAGCTTTATATATTCAAATTGGTCAAATCAAACAGGGAATAAAATTTCTCAAACAGGGTTTAAAATCTAATCAAGCCGAAGCACCTGTTTTATACGAACTATATTATAGCCTTGGTAATGCTTATTTTAAACAAGGTAATTTTGAGAAAGCTCAAGCACAATACCAAAAAGCGATCACACAAAACATTTTACCAAAATTAAAAATTGGCGGTTATATAAATTTAGCTGGTTTATTACAAAATCTTGGCAAATTAGCAGCAGCTAAACAACTCTACGAAGCAGTGTTAAAACTCGACCCCAATCTTGCGATCGCGTATTATAACTTGGGCATGACTTTAAAGAGTTTAAAACAATATCCTGAAGCAATCAAAGCTTATCAACAAGCAATTAAACTTGAACCAAATAATGCTGATGCCTATCAAAATTTGGGAGTAGTTTATTATCAAGCAGGCTATATGAAAGAAAGTCTAGAAACTTTCCAAAAAGCGATCGATCTTCATCAAGCTAAAAATCCCAATGCAGCCACAAAATTGCGTCAAGGCTTAAAAGGAATTGGGATTAATCTTGAAAACAAGTAA
- a CDS encoding NC domain protein, whose translation MARGDQIYVYRNFYNFDGVYQHHGIDCGDNTVIHYRKPSEIIERTSLSIFTRSNPIYIKQYYEGFCFIADVVVERAESRLGEQKYNLLFNNCEHFATWCKTGINDSKQIRDFIPIIGTLNTDQFYEPIKEALSGKDSNNSEKLLNEALENLKNAWDRIQPEYKQVRQEIDTWNQVAQAAVKKNRDDLARAALMKKWNYQKRANELEKQLNEVAKLTENLLITRKDLT comes from the coding sequence ATGGCACGAGGCGATCAGATTTACGTATACAGAAATTTTTATAACTTCGATGGTGTCTATCAACATCACGGCATTGACTGTGGTGATAACACAGTGATTCATTACCGTAAACCGAGTGAGATAATCGAACGAACTTCTTTGAGTATTTTTACTAGAAGTAATCCGATTTATATTAAACAATATTATGAAGGATTTTGTTTTATAGCTGATGTAGTAGTAGAACGCGCCGAAAGTAGATTAGGGGAACAAAAATACAATCTTTTATTTAATAATTGTGAGCATTTTGCTACTTGGTGTAAAACAGGAATTAATGATAGTAAACAAATCAGAGATTTTATTCCTATTATTGGTACACTAAATACCGATCAATTTTACGAGCCAATTAAGGAAGCATTGTCAGGAAAAGACTCTAATAATTCAGAAAAATTATTAAACGAAGCTTTAGAAAATTTAAAAAATGCGTGGGATAGAATTCAACCAGAATATAAACAAGTTCGTCAAGAAATAGATACTTGGAATCAAGTGGCACAAGCAGCAGTGAAAAAAAATCGTGATGATTTAGCCAGAGCTGCCTTGATGAAAAAATGGAACTATCAAAAAAGAGCTAATGAGTTAGAAAAGCAATTAAATGAAGTTGCTAAATTAACAGAAAATTTACTCATTACTCGCAAAGATCTGACTTGA
- a CDS encoding response regulator receiver protein, with protein sequence MIDNFKQSLLIVEDSDEDFEALGRMMRQASFNIPVYRCVDGDDALDFLHRTGEYTNTSSITRPSLILLDLNLPGTDGREVLAQIKQDSEFKIIPIIIFTTSSNPKDVEICYRQGVNSYIVKPINTQQLKQAVQILIDYWFKVVILPNYTTSNFKV encoded by the coding sequence ATGATTGACAATTTTAAACAATCATTATTAATAGTCGAAGATAGCGATGAGGATTTTGAAGCGTTAGGACGAATGATGCGCCAAGCTTCTTTTAATATTCCTGTCTATCGCTGTGTTGATGGGGATGATGCTTTGGATTTTCTGCATCGTACGGGAGAATATACTAATACCTCTTCAATTACACGTCCTAGCTTGATTTTACTTGACCTCAATTTACCAGGAACTGATGGACGAGAAGTACTCGCACAAATTAAACAGGATAGTGAATTTAAAATTATCCCTATCATCATTTTTACAACTTCTTCTAATCCTAAAGATGTTGAAATTTGTTATCGTCAAGGAGTTAATAGTTATATTGTTAAACCGATTAATACTCAACAATTAAAACAGGCAGTACAAATTTTAATTGATTATTGGTTTAAAGTTGTTATTCTTCCTAACTACACTACATCAAATTTTAAAGTATAG
- a CDS encoding Multi-sensor Signal Transduction Histidine Kinase, producing MNQSNFPTAETLNLTNCDREPIHIPGSIQPHGILIALNPSDLTIIQLSNNTEALLGYQPQDLLEKNLSQLLNPQQVKTIQKCLEADFNQVNPLKLEIQQQHFNGIVHRSLDKTIILELEPTDSTTELDFFSFHNLIKKPLDKIQNASNLTTLSQIIVQEIKRITGFDRVMIYRFNSEDAGKVIAEAKAAELTPYLGLYYPSSDIPKQARELYFFNLLRIIPDANYQPAQLTPLLNPITNAPLDLSLSVLRSVSPIHVEYLNNMGVTASMSISLLKDRQLWGLIACHHSTPKYISYETRTICEFLGQIMSLELTAKENVEIGRNGDLKISPRKSFELWQETVQLKALPWLKCEIEAAIELRSNIFGIVLRKAEELAAINQELTRSNSELDAFAYVASHDLKEPLRGIHNYSSFLIEDYGSILNEDGVSKLQTLMRLAQRMENLINSLLHYSRLGRVELILNETDLNELLNTIIETIKISFKEQQIDISIPHRLPIIKCDRIQLGELFTNLITNAIKYNDKPIKSIEIGWQQEETLPHQSYWKFYVKDNGIGIREKHQEVIFRIFKRLHPANCYGGGTGAGLTIAQKIVERHHGKIWVESTYGQGSSFYFTIPQ from the coding sequence ATGAATCAAAGCAATTTTCCTACAGCAGAAACCTTAAATTTAACTAATTGCGATCGCGAACCAATTCATATTCCTGGTTCGATTCAACCTCATGGTATTTTAATTGCTTTAAATCCCTCAGATTTGACAATAATTCAGCTTAGTAACAATACTGAAGCGTTATTAGGTTACCAACCTCAAGATTTACTAGAAAAAAATTTATCCCAATTACTCAATCCTCAACAAGTTAAAACAATTCAAAAATGTTTAGAAGCAGATTTCAATCAAGTTAATCCCCTCAAATTAGAGATTCAACAGCAGCACTTTAATGGAATTGTCCATCGTTCACTAGATAAAACTATTATTCTAGAACTAGAACCAACCGACTCAACAACAGAACTAGACTTTTTTAGCTTCCATAATTTAATAAAAAAACCCCTTGATAAAATTCAAAATGCGTCTAATTTAACCACACTTTCTCAGATCATTGTTCAAGAAATAAAGCGTATTACTGGATTTGATCGAGTCATGATCTACCGCTTCAACTCAGAAGATGCAGGAAAAGTTATTGCAGAAGCAAAAGCAGCAGAATTAACTCCCTATTTAGGCTTATATTATCCTTCTTCCGATATTCCTAAACAAGCAAGAGAACTTTACTTTTTTAATTTGCTACGAATAATTCCAGACGCTAATTATCAACCTGCACAATTAACGCCTCTACTCAATCCCATCACCAATGCACCCTTAGATTTAAGTCTGTCAGTTTTACGAAGTGTCTCTCCTATACACGTGGAGTATTTAAATAATATGGGTGTGACAGCTTCGATGTCGATTTCTTTACTTAAAGATCGACAACTTTGGGGTTTAATTGCTTGTCATCATTCTACTCCCAAATATATAAGCTATGAAACTCGTACTATTTGTGAATTTCTCGGACAGATAATGTCTTTGGAGTTAACTGCTAAAGAAAATGTAGAAATAGGTAGGAACGGTGATTTAAAGATATCTCCACGTAAATCTTTTGAACTTTGGCAAGAAACCGTCCAATTGAAAGCATTACCTTGGCTAAAATGCGAAATAGAAGCAGCAATCGAACTGAGAAGTAATATTTTTGGTATTGTCCTTCGTAAGGCAGAAGAATTGGCAGCAATTAATCAAGAGTTAACCCGCAGTAACAGTGAACTAGATGCTTTTGCTTACGTTGCTTCTCACGATCTCAAAGAACCCCTTAGAGGTATCCATAATTACTCTAGCTTTTTAATTGAAGATTACGGTTCGATACTCAATGAAGATGGTGTCTCTAAACTTCAAACTTTGATGCGATTAGCGCAAAGAATGGAAAATTTAATTAATTCTTTGTTGCATTATTCTCGTTTAGGCAGAGTAGAACTAATTTTAAATGAAACCGATCTCAATGAATTATTAAATACGATCATTGAAACGATCAAAATTTCTTTTAAAGAACAACAAATAGATATTTCTATTCCGCACCGCTTACCTATTATCAAATGCGATCGCATCCAACTCGGAGAATTATTTACTAATTTAATTACTAATGCGATTAAATACAATGACAAACCTATCAAATCGATTGAAATTGGTTGGCAGCAAGAAGAAACCTTACCACATCAGTCTTATTGGAAATTTTATGTTAAAGATAATGGCATTGGTATCCGCGAAAAACATCAAGAAGTAATTTTCCGCATTTTTAAACGCCTTCATCCCGCTAACTGCTATGGTGGTGGAACGGGTGCTGGTTTAACGATAGCCCAAAAAATTGTCGAACGGCATCACGGGAAAATTTGGGTTGAATCAACCTATGGTCAAGGTAGCAGTTTTTATTTCACTATCCCACAATAA
- a CDS encoding putative transposase — MKYSSSLSDEEWEILEPLLVKILPTKKQTRPANWTRREILDGILYQLKNGCNWADLPKDLPPYSTVYWHYKQWRKVGVFEKLMNALHEQVRQQVKKNLSGQH; from the coding sequence ATGAAGTATTCCAGTAGCCTTAGCGATGAAGAATGGGAAATTCTAGAACCCCTGTTAGTTAAGATATTGCCGACTAAGAAGCAAACCCGACCTGCCAATTGGACAAGGCGAGAAATCCTTGACGGAATACTCTATCAACTCAAAAATGGTTGTAATTGGGCAGACTTGCCCAAAGATTTACCTCCCTACTCAACTGTCTATTGGCACTACAAGCAGTGGCGAAAGGTAGGGGTGTTTGAAAAGCTCATGAATGCCTTACATGAACAAGTACGTCAGCAGGTTAAAAAAAACCTAAGTGGACAACATTAA
- a CDS encoding IS4 family transposase: MKNTCNASVASKGFCFYKATNGIKRHLAIDTLGFPFFTHCTPANVSDDAGLIEMLTLNIDYFQSKPVNLPKLTILLDHGYHPEHLTEQLEQVYPEIMTKIKFELSTKPSKQEKAAQGKSGFVPAVARWVIERSNAWMERCKSLVKNFEREIRGGFLRL, encoded by the coding sequence GTGAAAAATACCTGTAATGCCAGTGTCGCTTCCAAAGGCTTTTGTTTTTACAAAGCCACGAATGGGATTAAAAGACATCTGGCAATTGATACACTGGGATTTCCTTTCTTTACCCACTGCACACCAGCAAATGTCTCGGATGATGCAGGATTGATTGAGATGCTGACGCTAAATATTGACTATTTCCAGTCAAAACCCGTTAACCTTCCGAAGCTCACTATTTTGCTAGACCACGGATATCATCCCGAACATTTGACTGAGCAATTGGAGCAAGTTTATCCCGAGATCATGACGAAAATCAAGTTTGAACTGTCCACCAAACCCTCGAAACAAGAGAAGGCAGCGCAAGGGAAATCTGGATTTGTTCCTGCTGTTGCTCGCTGGGTGATTGAACGCTCAAACGCTTGGATGGAGCGTTGTAAAAGTTTGGTTAAAAACTTTGAGCGCGAGATACGCGGAGGTTTCCTCCGCTTGTAG
- a CDS encoding ROK family protein produces MNSNQTDRELRTLGVDIGGSGVKVLVLDEKGSPLTERSRVKTPQPATPEAVLAAIASLASEQGEFDQVAVGFPGVVKYGITKTAVNLDPQWVNFNLADALSKLLAKPVKVANDADIQGLGAVKGQGVELVVTLGTGFGSALFIDGKLVPNLEMGHHPFRKNETYEQQLGRAALTKIGVKKWNERLQKAIANLEHLFNYNTLYLGGGEAKKINLQLPDNVVIIPNISGLLGGIKLWQD; encoded by the coding sequence ATGAATAGCAATCAGACAGATCGAGAACTCCGCACTTTAGGAGTAGATATTGGCGGTAGTGGCGTTAAAGTTCTAGTTTTGGATGAGAAAGGATCGCCTTTAACTGAACGTAGTCGGGTTAAAACTCCTCAACCAGCTACACCTGAAGCTGTTCTTGCTGCTATTGCTAGTTTAGCTTCAGAACAAGGAGAATTCGATCAAGTTGCAGTGGGATTTCCAGGAGTAGTAAAGTATGGGATTACCAAAACTGCGGTAAACCTCGATCCGCAATGGGTTAATTTTAATTTAGCTGATGCTTTATCAAAACTTTTAGCTAAACCTGTTAAAGTTGCCAATGATGCTGATATTCAGGGTTTAGGTGCAGTTAAAGGACAAGGTGTAGAATTAGTTGTTACCTTGGGAACTGGATTTGGTTCGGCTTTATTTATTGATGGAAAATTAGTTCCTAATCTCGAAATGGGACATCATCCTTTCCGCAAAAATGAAACTTACGAACAACAATTGGGTAGGGCAGCTTTAACTAAAATAGGTGTAAAAAAATGGAATGAGCGTCTCCAAAAAGCGATCGCAAATCTTGAACATCTATTTAATTACAATACACTTTATCTTGGTGGGGGTGAAGCTAAAAAGATTAATTTGCAATTACCTGATAATGTAGTAATTATTCCCAATATTTCAGGTTTATTGGGAGGGATTAAGTTGTGGCAAGATTAA